The following coding sequences lie in one Spinacia oleracea cultivar Varoflay chromosome 1, BTI_SOV_V1, whole genome shotgun sequence genomic window:
- the LOC110778584 gene encoding uncharacterized protein isoform X2, translating to MFPFARSRRNSAVFIGLSENLMDPKNAAEMLKHFEKQNELLDDAYKKMSHELHRLQVEEEMLMRKFFELTSALGLNKKSAVNKMAFDDGENEEPNTQADRCKY from the exons ATGTTTCCGTTTGCAAGATCAAGAAGAAACTCAGCCGTATTCATAGGTCTAAGTG AAAACCTCATGGATCCCAAAAACGCTGCAGAGATGTTGAA GCATTTTGAGAAGCAGAATGAGTTGCTTGACGATGCTTATAAGAAAATGTCTCATGAATTGCATAGGCTGCAG GTAGAAGAAGAAATGCTAATGCGTAAGTTCTTTGAGCTCACATCTGCTTTGGGCTTGAATAAAaag AGTGCAGTGAACAAAATGGCATTTGATGATGGAGAGAATGAAGAACCTAATACACAAGCGGATCGATGCAAGTACTGA
- the LOC110778584 gene encoding uncharacterized protein isoform X3 codes for MDPKNAAEMLKHFEKQNELLDDAYKKMSHELHRLQVEEEMLMRKFFELTSALGLNKKSAVNKMAFDDGENEEPNTQADRCKY; via the exons ATGGATCCCAAAAACGCTGCAGAGATGTTGAA GCATTTTGAGAAGCAGAATGAGTTGCTTGACGATGCTTATAAGAAAATGTCTCATGAATTGCATAGGCTGCAG GTAGAAGAAGAAATGCTAATGCGTAAGTTCTTTGAGCTCACATCTGCTTTGGGCTTGAATAAAaag AGTGCAGTGAACAAAATGGCATTTGATGATGGAGAGAATGAAGAACCTAATACACAAGCGGATCGATGCAAGTACTGA
- the LOC130465760 gene encoding endonuclease 4-like: protein MDSLKLNWIAATLTFLHLFPSTLICWGQHGHYSTCKIAEVWDTSIIDSGLDRFYDSNLTTMIEAILRNITDDWSYEINFWERCPHIVCPIP, encoded by the exons ATGGACTCATTGAAGCTCAACTGGATTGCTGCAACCCTTACGTTTCTGCACTTGTTTCCATCAACTCTAATTTGTTGGGGACAACATGGCCATTATTCAACTTGTAAAATAGCAGAG GTATGGGATACATCAATCATCGATTCTGGCTTGGACAGATTTTATGATTCGAATCTGACGACCATGATAGAAGCTATTTTGAGAAATATCACG GATGACTGGTCCTATGAGATCAACTTCTGGGAAAGATGCCCCCATATAGTCTGTCCTATTCCGTAA
- the LOC110778584 gene encoding uncharacterized protein isoform X1, with the protein MFDSPTPIYNLYCPFGSFAPKKTPNTFVASNNGIRINLDQDKYSVIKNLMDPKNAAEMLKHFEKQNELLDDAYKKMSHELHRLQVEEEMLMRKFFELTSALGLNKKSAVNKMAFDDGENEEPNTQADRCKY; encoded by the exons ATGTTCGATTCCCCCACCCCAATTTATAACTTATATTGCCCTTTTGgttcattcgcaccaaaaaaaacccCTAACACTTTCGTTGCCTCGAACAACGGAATACGGATAAACCTTGACCAAGATAAATACTCTGTAATAA AAAACCTCATGGATCCCAAAAACGCTGCAGAGATGTTGAA GCATTTTGAGAAGCAGAATGAGTTGCTTGACGATGCTTATAAGAAAATGTCTCATGAATTGCATAGGCTGCAG GTAGAAGAAGAAATGCTAATGCGTAAGTTCTTTGAGCTCACATCTGCTTTGGGCTTGAATAAAaag AGTGCAGTGAACAAAATGGCATTTGATGATGGAGAGAATGAAGAACCTAATACACAAGCGGATCGATGCAAGTACTGA